Below is a window of Corvus cornix cornix isolate S_Up_H32 chromosome 10, ASM73873v5, whole genome shotgun sequence DNA.
GGGTCTTCTCTCATCCTCAAGTCCAGGGCAGTTCTTGCATGTCAGGACCCTGTAGCAGGGAGCATGTGGATCCAACTGCTCGTGCACTCACCCCAAAGGATATGTAGGCACCCATCACGCTGCCTGCGATGGTGGAAAAGCCACCAGTCATCACAGCATGGATTTCGGACAGGGTCATGTCTGCGAGGTATGGGCGGATGAGCAGCGGGGCTTCGGTCTGTGGAAGAGAAAACCCTGCTGTCCTTGGGATGGGGccacacagggacacagatcTCATAGGGAGGGAGAAGACCCTTTCTCCAGGGCAGGCTCAGCTGCAAGCACTGAGGAGCTGGATCTGCTGCCCAGGACCTTACCTGTCCCACGAAAATGTTCCCTGCCACACTGAGAGTCTCGGTGGGAGTGGTGCCCATTGAGACTTGAAGCAGCCAGGAGATCTGGGAAAGACACGGGCACTGTGTTGACAGAGGCTCCTGGCACCCTGCCACCATAGCCATGAAGCCAGGCACTGTTTGGCCCCTGCACGGAGGTGATCCTGGGAAGCACCCCCAGACTTGGTAGAAACGTCAGCTCTAGGGTTCTGGTTTTTCGGCTTTCTGAGAAGGACACGCTAGAAAGAGGGGGTTTGTGCCTATTCTTTTAAGCAGGACAAATCACCCCAAATTAGTACCATGACAAATTTCCTGGGACATCTCTCAGCTGACCGTAGTAGACAGAGAACCCAACAGGTTCCTCTCCTTTCCACTGCCATCTCAGATCTAGGAGTGAGGCCCTACCTTGAGAATAAGCCACTGCATGACACCGAGGTAGTAGAGGATGGACATcacacagctgaagaaaacaatgATGGGCAGGGTCTGCAGGCAAGGCAAAGGGTTAAAGGAGAGCTGAGCCACACATCCCAGCACCCATGGGCACCAGGCTGGGCAGGATGTGGTACTGCACAGCCAGCCAACAGTACTGGGTGCCACAAtgcccagctgggctggcaggagggacagggaccaGTGAAAATCCTCCATGGCACTGAGGAAGTCCACAGGTGGATAACACAGCTGAGGAAGATCCGTCTCTGAGATGGTTGAGCTCTACTGCAGCAGATCTGGCTGCATTTAGCTCTCCGCTCTCCAGGACCCAGCAAAGAGCCAGACCAGAAGAAAACCTCCCCACGCCCCATTCCCTGGCTGACCTGGAAGGCAAAGACTTCTTCAATCAGTGTGTTCCCAAAGACAAAGCTGGAGCCAGCTGTGGTGTAGCCCAGGAAGTACTGCAAGGGAAGAAGTTACACAGTAGGACAGAGATCTACATCAGGTCCTTCCCTGGTATCTCATTCTGCCTAGTGAGGGGCTGTGCCCCCAGTCCCACACCTCCCTTCACTGCACACCGGAGAATGACTCTCTGAGACCTCAGATGGGGATACTGTTGGGCTTTCCCAAAGCCACAGGGCTCTGCTATAGCCTGCAAGTGAGAGCACACCgagggctctgggctgctgcagaaaacCAGGGAAGAGTTGGCTTCCCTCCAGTCCTGAACAAAAGTGTCTGTGAGCATGCAATCTCTGCCATGTCCCCTCCCCACACCACACTCAGCTTTTCCTGTTAATCGTAGGGTGCAAGCACAGGATGGGATGAGTAGATGCAGTACCTGGATCTGGTCTCCCAGCCATTGGAAAGCTTGAGTGCCGGGAGTCGTTCGGAGGATGAATAGTCCAAGTAAGAACTCTAAACCAAGACCCCAGAAAACGGCTCTCCAGGACACCTGGGgacaaaaagcagaacaggagcTGAAATGTTGTCAAGGCCTACAGGCTTCCCCCTCTGGTTTCCAGCTCCTGCAACAGCAGCACATGGCAAACACCACACAGTGCCCTGGGTGAAGGTCATGGGGAGACTGATAAAGTATcacaaaaaccagcaaacaTGGGTTGGTGACAGAGCCAGAAATGAGTTGGTGGGACTCTGGAACTGGCTGGAACATAACCTTCTAGGCTGACCCAGGAGACAAGCACAAAGACTTTATGATGACTGGTAGCACAGACCTGCTAGACTGAAACTGGCTGTTCAATAACCCTTTGGAGGAGCAGGATGAAGGGACTGCCAAAGCATTGCAGCAGTTTGGGCTGGAAACCACTGGGACTTCAATCATTTCTGACCATTTCAGGCCCCCAAGGCACCTGAAACTCAGGCCCACCCTCCACCCACAGCACCTGAAGCTCAGGCGTGGGTCTGGTGCTGGGTTTCTAGGTCTGACCCACCATGAGGGACATGGCAGAAAACAGGGCAGAGGCAACGTAGGGGAGCCCTGGGTTGGGAAGGAGAGCAATGCAAAGAAGAGCAGTGAGGTGGCTTTGGGGTCCACCCACCCAACCAGTTCAgctccccaggctgtgcccagctcggctcagctctgctgggcttcTGCTTCCTCCAGAGAAGGGGATGCCAGGGGGAATGAAGTGCTTGTTCTCCAGTGCTGGGTGGCCACCTCCTGCAAGGGGACGAATGGCCAAGTCACACCTGAAACACGTACCGCACTGTGGTGCTTGGAGCAGGCAAACAGGAACAGCACCAAAAAGCAGAAGCCACCTAATGAGATGAGCTGCTCTGGGTTTCTGCCAGGGTCCAAAGCCAGCCACACAATCAGGCCTGCCAGGAGGGCCACCCACAGGAGCCTGCAGAGGAAACCCCGGACTGTCAGCAAGACTGTGTCCCCATGGGGAGAGCAGCTCACAAAGGGCAGGAGCCGATTGTGATGGAATTGCCACTGTAAGGTCCATGTATCTGAAGAAACCTGGGGCTCAGGCACAAGCGAGGGGTGTGAACAGCCATCACACTactgaggcagagcagcaagACATCTCTGCCATGGCTTTTAAGTGGTTCCCAGACTGGGCCATACTCGCCATTTGTGAGGTGCCAGCATGGCACTAGAGCACATGCCTGATCCCATCAGCTGTGGTTGTGCTGGCAAGGGCCATGGGAAGGGacccagctgctgggagggatCTGGCCCTGCCTTCTGACTCACCATTTCAGCCACTGCCAGGACTTTTGGAAGCACTTCCCGATGGGGCGGAGGAGCAGCAGAACCTTTGCCCCACAGTGCTTCTTGAAGATGTCCCAGCAGATGAAGAAGACAACCACAGCAGTCATGACCACCAAGGCAAGGGCTCGCTGGAAGTTGAGGTAACAGGCCGCAATGAAGTAGCACAGGTAGGCTGGAGAAGGCACATTGGGGGTCAGAAACATCAGGGCTGTAGGATCATGGGTTCATAACTAACTGGGGCCAACCACGAGGTTTATTTCCTCCAAATGTCCTTCCCTGACCACCCTTGAGGATCCCATCTTTGCATGAGGAGACCTCAAGAGCACCAccccagctggaagcagaaggGGCACAGTAAACCCTTTGGGCAGGTAGAGAAAGGCCAGGGGGACAGTGAGGAGAAGATAGAACTGGACAGGAGTGATGGGGTGAGGAGGGGGCAGTGAGGCTGCTGGGAGTGGATACAACCTGCACACACATGACCACATTCAGTACATGGAGTCTGGAGGCGCAGCCAGCCAAAGGGGTGGGGATGTGGAGTCTCAGTGCTGGGAAGTCCTCACCTACTCCAAGAAGCCCCAGGACAACTCTTCTCAACACCTTGGCATGAGCCTTGCAGAAATGTTTTGCCTTGGATGCTGGCTGCAGGGCCTTCCTGGGGAGAATCACACGCCAGAGACATGAGAGACACAGAAGATGGATGTGGAAGATCAGCCCAAGCCAAGCCAAACCACCCCAACTGCAGCTGGCAGTTGACCATGGCTCCCACCGGGCACTtccagcaggaggaggtggtACAGGTGGGCCATAGTGACAAACCCCAGCACCCCCATCATCACCTCCTACGGGGACAGAGACCCGCCACTGGCACCCTACAAGACCACATGGAGCCATCAGACATTGTCCCGTCCCCCCATGTGCTCAATACCACCCTACTCTACTCCCAAATCAGGTTTGTCTCTGGCAGAGCTCACACATCTGTGCAGATTATCCCACCTGCAGTAGGAGGAGaacctccctttcccttctcttctctcctcctggCTCTCACTACATGGACCACCACAATCCTCATAGTGTTTCTTCTCTCCCTGGAAAACATCATTAACTGGAGCACcctgtgcagggaagggaagggaagggaagggaagggaagggaagggaagggaagggaagggaagggaagggaagagaactTACTTCTAAGCTGAAAGCTGGGTTATCTGTCCCCTTCTCAAGGCTGGCCAGGGTTATCTGATTTCCTTCCATCTCCAGAAGTTCCTTTGCTTCAGTGCATTAGGGAAACAGCACTGGGAGGGCCCAGTGCTGGCTAGGGAGAGAATGATGGGATCACCTCGGGGAAGCTCAAACGTCCCACTCTGCTTTTGAGTTTTGGATGTCTGAGAGGAGAATGCCCCTTG
It encodes the following:
- the LOC104697518 gene encoding sodium/nucleoside cotransporter 1 isoform X2, with protein sequence MEGNQITLASLEKGTDNPAFSLEGEKKHYEDCGGPCSESQEERREGKGRFSSYCRKALQPASKAKHFCKAHAKVLRRVVLGLLGVAYLCYFIAACYLNFQRALALVVMTAVVVFFICWDIFKKHCGAKVLLLLRPIGKCFQKSWQWLKWLLWVALLAGLIVWLALDPGRNPEQLISLGGFCFLVLFLFACSKHHSAVSWRAVFWGLGLEFLLGLFILRTTPGTQAFQWLGDQIQYFLGYTTAGSSFVFGNTLIEEVFAFQTLPIIVFFSCVMSILYYLGVMQWLILKISWLLQVSMGTTPTETLSVAGNIFVGQTEAPLLIRPYLADMTLSEIHAVMTGGFSTIAGSVMGAYISFGIDAASLIAASVMAAPCALAMAKLVYPEVEESKFKGKASIRLSSGEEQNILEAASNGAAASVGLVANIAANLIAFLAVLEFINATLRWLGEMVDIEGLTFQERAESITTFALCGFANFSSIGITLGGLASMVPQRKSDLASVVLRALLTGICVSMLNACLAGLLHVPTEVGDCAMFFSTTNFSSTSYTMYTCCKQLSASSVLQNGTLSFTGSWAEQAESILWLTECCGHYNHTSCAWTT
- the LOC104697518 gene encoding sodium/nucleoside cotransporter 1 isoform X1; the encoded protein is MEGNQITLASLEKGTDNPAFSLEGEKKHYEDCGGPCSESQEERREGKGRFSSYCRKALQPASKAKHFCKAHAKVLRRVVLGLLGVAYLCYFIAACYLNFQRALALVVMTAVVVFFICWDIFKKHCGAKVLLLLRPIGKCFQKSWQWLKWLLWVALLAGLIVWLALDPGRNPEQLISLGGFCFLVLFLFACSKHHSAVSWRAVFWGLGLEFLLGLFILRTTPGTQAFQWLGDQIQYFLGYTTAGSSFVFGNTLIEEVFAFQTLPIIVFFSCVMSILYYLGVMQWLILKISWLLQVSMGTTPTETLSVAGNIFVGQTEAPLLIRPYLADMTLSEIHAVMTGGFSTIAGSVMGAYISFGIDAASLIAASVMAAPCALAMAKLVYPEVEESKFKGKASIRLSSGEEQNILEAASNGAAASVGLVANIAANLIAFLAVLEFINATLRWLGEMVDIEGLTFQVICSYILMPVAFLMGADWADSPLVAELLGIKIFLNEFVAYQQLATYKKNRLMGLEEWDGNRKQWISERAESITTFALCGFANFSSIGITLGGLASMVPQRKSDLASVVLRALLTGICVSMLNACLAGLLHVPTEVGDCAMFFSTTNFSSTSYTMYTCCKQLSASSVLQNGTLSFTGSWAEQAESILWLTECCGHYNHTSCAWTT